Within Desulfobacter sp., the genomic segment AGAATATCCCGGGACAAGGCTTGACAGCCTGTTTTAATTCCGGTTATTCAACACGGGTATCAAACCCATTAAGGAGGTCACCCGTGCCCCGGTCCGGTTCACAATCCGATGCCCAGTCCATGTCCATGCGTGCCCTGCCGGTGAGGATCATTGTGCCGGCGGCATTGACCATTGTGCTGTTTATCCTGGCGATTTTTCTGATCATCATTCCCATGCTTGAGCAGTATATGATGGACGGGAAACGGGAGGGGATCCTCCACCTCACCGAAAGCGCCTGGTCTAGCCTGGCCTATTACCATGGCCTGGCAGAGGATGGACAGATGAGCCAGGCCGAAGCCCGGCAGGCGGCCATTGCCCATCTGGGCCACCTGCGGTACGGGCCTGACCGAAAGGATTATTTCTGGATAAACGACTGCACCCCTGTGATGGTCATGCATCCCTACCGGCCGGACCTGGTGGGGAAGAATGTGGGGGCGTTTGCCGACCCTGCCGGAAAAAAGCTCTTTTCCGAAATGGTGAAAACCGTCCATGCCTCCGGGGCCGGATTCGTGGATTACCTCTGGCAGTGGCAGGGGGATTCGGAGAAAATCGTGCCCAAGATTTCCTATGTAAAAGGGTTCGAGCCCTGGGGGTGGGTGATCGGCACGGGGATTTACGTGGAGGATGTCCGGGCCGAGATCGCAGCGGTGACCCGGAAACTGACCCTGACCTGCCTGATGATCATGGGGGCGGTGGTGCTGCTCTCCGCCTACATCATCTGGGCCGGGGCCATGGAGCAGCGGGCGCGGCTGGCGGCCATGGCCCAGTCCAGACTGAGGGAAAAGCAGCTCATCCAGGCCGATAAAATGACCTCCCTGGGCATCCTCGTGGCCGGGGTGGCCCATGAGATAAACAATCCGGCCACCGCCATCATGCTCAATGCACCGAACCTTAAAAAGGCATTCCATGCATTTATCCCGGTGTTGGATGCGCACTATGCCGGGGAACCCGGGGCCAGGGTCTGCAATATGGGATACCCGGACCTGCGCCGGCGCATGGATATGATGCTCACGGCCATCCAGGACGGTGCCGGCCGGATCAAGGGGATTATTTCCGAACTCAAGGATTTCTCAAGGCCCTCGGACGGCCGTGAAAAAGAGGCAATCGACATCAACCAGGTGGTGGCAAAGTCCGTGGACCTCACCCATACGGTGATCAAAAAA encodes:
- a CDS encoding cache domain-containing protein, encoding MSMRALPVRIIVPAALTIVLFILAIFLIIIPMLEQYMMDGKREGILHLTESAWSSLAYYHGLAEDGQMSQAEARQAAIAHLGHLRYGPDRKDYFWINDCTPVMVMHPYRPDLVGKNVGAFADPAGKKLFSEMVKTVHASGAGFVDYLWQWQGDSEKIVPKISYVKGFEPWGWVIGTGIYVEDVRAEIAAVTRKLTLTCLMIMGAVVLLSAYIIWAGAMEQRARLAAMAQSRLREKQLIQADKMTSLGILVAGVAHEINNPATAIMLNAPNLKKAFHAFIPVLDAHYAGEPGARVCNMGYPDLRRRMDMMLTAIQDGAGRIKGIISELKDFSRPSDGREKEAIDINQVVAKSVDLTHTVIKKITPNLQVRYGDELPKVFGDFQKLQQVVINLLVNAGQALEHAGQSITVSTRINKDATFVAVEVRDTGPGVAGADLKKMKDPFFTTRRDEGGTGLGLSISEKIVNDHGGILEFESEPGRGLTARMLLPCAEK